A window of Corticium candelabrum chromosome 3, ooCorCand1.1, whole genome shotgun sequence contains these coding sequences:
- the LOC134176827 gene encoding uncharacterized protein LOC134176827 translates to MAEQGEEEHAKKKTKTVPPLHQLIAANNVQNPLFDFLIPGQRCFSAATFASEFRNLLKSSQSLGFKETTVIQVGEYRLPPLHWSATLGCGTAVQELLKMGYNPLLKVRETGHTALHSAALFGPMGRWHVNDTSRVFARIVPMLFDALFIQDNNLATPFHLVAFGISGTNRARLYEIMLHVFFTQLKGRPEKASDVLNIQDQQGNTMMHYLAECSSLSEKILLDLWEFDISFEIKNKEGQTAYDISVKHNNKPIIELFGPDATATPSTLTNSSSKQPKTRKRRHFDLHNFKEDKETRRRRKPNRYDPTFHDEVPKFLQLDVQKVKKKKKKMESQSETGNLSDSDTDVEKSMESNSEEAGGNRSRTSVESAIVSSSLSVNLSKNLYVDGEKFELSSQPSAAGNSSHAGKSHQELLPLLESLVASGLWKQLTELATRMKRELEQERLECNRRLEVTASSIVKVKDNLRRCNSEMERLHKEISSLRRTEIQLSEHERITADQLNDIDNKISKLDSFVKQATTTGTNKQ, encoded by the exons ATGGCCGAGCAGGGAGAAGAGGAACACGCTAAGAAAAAGACGAAAACG GTGCCACCTCTTCATCAGCTCATAGCAGCAAACAACGTTCAAAATCCTCTCTTTGACTTCCTGATTCCCGGACAAAGATGTTTCAGTGCGGCAACATTTGCTTCTGAATTCAGGAATCTTCTTAAGAGCAGCCAGTCGCTCGGTTTCAAAGAGACGACTGTCATTCAAGTCGGCGAATACCGCCTGCCCCCTTTGCACTGGAGCGCCACGTTGGGCTGCGGAACGGCCGTACAAGAACTGTTGAAGATGGGGTACAATCCACTGCTGAAAGTGCGTGAGACCGGCCACACGGCTCTTCACTCTGCCGCTCTATTTGGTCCGATGGGTCGGTGGCATGTCAACGACACTTCTCGCGTGTTTGCACGCATCGTTCCCATGCTGTTCGATGCTTTGTTCATCCAGGACAACAATCTAGCGACTCCGTTTCATCTCGTTGCGTTTGGAATCAGTGGAACCAATCGAGCGCGGTTGTATGAGATAATGCTGCATGTTTTCTTCACACAGTTGAAGGGTCGGCCCGAGAAGGCGAGTGACGTTCTCAATATTCAGGATCAGCAGGGCAACACGATGATGCATTATCTTGCCGAGTGCTCGTCTCTGTCGGAGAAGATTTTGTTGGATCTTTGGGAGTTCG ACATTTCCTTTGAAATCAAAAACAAGGAGGGCCAGACCGCATACGACATCAGCgtgaaacacaacaacaaaccaatcATCGAACTGTTCGGTCCCGATGCAACAGCCACACCTTCCACTCTCACGAACTCCTCaagcaaacaaccaaaaacACGAAAGCGTAGACATTTTGATCTACACAACTTCAAAGAGGACAAAGAAACGAGAAGGAGGAGGAAACCGAATCGTTACGATCCGACCTTCCACGACGAGGTTCCAAAGTTCTTGCAACTGGACGTTCAGAAagtgaagaaaaagaagaaaaagatggAAAGTCAGTCTGAGACTGGCAACTTGTCTGATAGTG ATACGGATGTTGAGAAGTCAATGGAGAGCAACAGTGAGGAGGCGGGTGGCAATAGGAGTCGTACGAGTGTGGAGTCGGCGATTGTGTCGTCTTCGCTGTCTGTGAATCTCTCGAAGAACTTGTATGTTGATGGTGAGAAGTTTGAGTTGTCGTCGCAG CCTTCTGCAGCTGGAAACTCATCACAtgcag GGAAATCACACCAGGAGCTTCTTCCTTTGCTGGAATCTCTAGTTGCGTCGGGTTTGTGGAAACAACTCACTGAACTGGCTACAAGGATGAAGCGCGAGTTGGAGCAGGAGAGACTTGAGTGTAATAGACGATTGGAAG TTACTGCTTCATCTATCGTAAAAGTAAAGGACAACCTTCGTCGCTGTAACAGCGAAATGGAGAGACTACACAAGGAAATCTCAAGTCTCCGTCGCACTGAAATTCAACTAAGTGAACACGAACGCATCACAGCAGACCAACTCAACGACATCGACAACAAAATTAGTAAACTCGATTCCTTTGTGAAGCAAGCCACAACGACTGGCACCAACAAGCAGTAA